One region of Enterobacter ludwigii genomic DNA includes:
- a CDS encoding branched-chain amino acid ABC transporter substrate-binding protein — translation MSLKFIRTPLSLVLAGCLVTAFSAQADIVIGVAGPFTGPNATYGDQYWHGATQAAEDINAAGGINGEKIKLVQGDDACEPKQAVAVANRLVDQDKVNAVVGHFCSSSTMPASEVYSDAGIIAITPGSTNPLITERGMSDMFRMCGRDDQQGQVASDFIIDKLKAKRVVIIHDKDTYGQGLADATKAALAKRGVQDVMYEGLSRGEKDFNALVTKIGAQKPDVVFFGGCHPEAGPLVRQMREQGVQAKFFSGDCIVNEEMVTAAGGPQYTNGIYMTFGKDPRLIPDGKAVIEKFRAGKFEPEGYTLYSYASVQAIAAAFKATGGKDSAKASEWLKANAVDTVMGKKAWDSKGDLKVSDYVVYQWDDKGKYKEVQ, via the coding sequence ATGTCGCTGAAATTTATCAGAACGCCTCTTTCTCTTGTGTTGGCCGGTTGCCTGGTGACCGCATTTTCCGCCCAGGCAGATATTGTGATCGGTGTCGCCGGACCGTTCACAGGCCCCAATGCCACCTATGGCGATCAGTACTGGCACGGCGCAACGCAAGCCGCTGAAGACATTAATGCTGCTGGCGGCATTAACGGGGAGAAGATCAAACTGGTTCAGGGGGATGACGCCTGCGAGCCGAAACAGGCTGTGGCTGTTGCTAACCGTCTGGTGGACCAGGATAAAGTCAACGCCGTGGTTGGCCACTTCTGCTCCTCTTCCACCATGCCCGCCTCCGAGGTTTACAGCGATGCGGGGATTATTGCCATCACTCCCGGCTCGACCAACCCGCTGATTACGGAACGCGGTATGAGCGACATGTTCCGCATGTGCGGACGCGATGACCAGCAGGGCCAGGTCGCCAGCGACTTCATCATCGACAAGCTGAAAGCCAAACGTGTGGTGATCATTCACGATAAAGACACCTACGGTCAGGGTCTGGCTGACGCCACCAAAGCGGCGCTGGCGAAACGCGGGGTTCAGGATGTGATGTATGAGGGACTTTCGCGCGGTGAAAAAGACTTTAACGCGCTGGTGACGAAGATCGGTGCACAAAAACCGGACGTGGTGTTCTTCGGCGGCTGTCACCCGGAAGCCGGTCCGCTGGTTCGCCAGATGCGTGAACAGGGCGTGCAGGCGAAATTCTTCTCCGGCGACTGTATTGTCAACGAAGAGATGGTAACCGCCGCGGGTGGCCCGCAATACACCAACGGTATTTACATGACCTTCGGTAAAGATCCGCGCCTGATCCCGGACGGTAAAGCGGTTATCGAGAAATTCCGCGCCGGTAAATTCGAACCCGAAGGTTACACCCTCTATTCCTATGCCTCTGTACAGGCCATTGCTGCTGCCTTCAAAGCCACCGGTGGCAAGGACTCTGCCAAAGCCAGCGAGTGGCTGAAAGCCAATGCCGTCGACACGGTGATGGGCAAAAAAGCCTGGGACAGCAAAGGCGATCTGAAAGTGTCTGACTACGTGGTTTACCAGTGGGACGACAAAGGAAAATATAAGGAAGTGCAGTAA
- a CDS encoding non-heme ferritin-like protein yields MATPTMMQKLNAQMNLEFYASNLHLHLSAWCAENSLTGSATFFRTQAQSNVTHMMRVFNFMKAVGANPVVKALDTINDDYSSLEELFQKTLEEYEQRCTTLSKLADEAKAQQDTTTLKFLRDMDKEQQQDGMLLKILADELRNARQAGLCPEQTDRHLLDIVTVQHH; encoded by the coding sequence ATGGCTACCCCAACGATGATGCAAAAACTAAATGCGCAGATGAACCTTGAGTTCTATGCGTCCAATCTGCACCTTCACTTAAGTGCGTGGTGTGCTGAGAACAGTCTTACGGGTTCAGCAACATTCTTCCGTACTCAGGCACAAAGTAACGTCACGCACATGATGCGCGTCTTTAACTTCATGAAGGCCGTTGGCGCCAATCCTGTTGTTAAAGCCCTTGATACCATTAACGATGACTACTCCTCCCTGGAAGAACTGTTCCAGAAAACGCTTGAAGAGTATGAGCAACGTTGCACCACTCTCAGTAAACTGGCCGATGAAGCCAAAGCGCAGCAAGACACTACCACCCTTAAATTCTTACGCGACATGGACAAAGAACAGCAGCAGGACGGCATGCTGCTGAAGATACTGGCGGATGAACTGCGCAATGCGCGACAGGCAGGGTTATGCCCGGAACAGACTGACCGTCACCTGCTCGACATTGTGACGGTGCAACATCACTGA
- the tyrP gene encoding tyrosine transporter TyrP: MKNRTLGSIFIVAGTTIGAGMLAMPLAAAGVGFGMTLLLLGMLWALMCYTALLLLEVYQHVPADTGLGSLAARYLGRYGQWITGFSMMFLMYALTAAYISGAGELIASSVNDWFGSDITPATGAIFFALIGGGVVCVGTSLVDLFNRFLFSAKILFLIVMLVLLAPHVHKVNLLTLPLEKGLALSAIPVIFTSFGFHGSVPSIVSYMNGDIRKLRRVFVIGSAIPLIAYIFWQLVTLGSIDSSTFIGLMAQHAGLNGFLLALREVVTSPHVELAVHLFADLALTTSFLGVALGLFDYLADLFQRRNTAAGRLQTGAITFLPPLAFALFYPRGFVMALGYAGVALSILALLLPSLLAWKSRQQHPQQGYRVAGGKPLLCIVFGCGVVIILVQVLIAAGMLPEVG; the protein is encoded by the coding sequence GTGAAAAACAGAACCCTGGGAAGTATTTTTATCGTCGCCGGAACGACGATTGGAGCAGGAATGCTGGCAATGCCCCTGGCAGCCGCAGGCGTGGGGTTTGGGATGACCTTGCTGCTACTTGGTATGCTCTGGGCGTTAATGTGCTACACCGCACTGTTGTTGCTTGAGGTTTATCAGCATGTGCCAGCCGACACCGGTCTGGGTTCTCTTGCAGCACGCTATCTGGGACGCTACGGTCAGTGGATAACCGGCTTTAGCATGATGTTCCTGATGTACGCTCTGACTGCCGCCTATATTAGCGGTGCCGGGGAGCTCATCGCCTCCAGCGTCAATGACTGGTTCGGCTCCGATATTACCCCGGCAACGGGCGCCATTTTCTTTGCGCTCATCGGCGGTGGCGTGGTCTGCGTGGGGACGTCGCTGGTCGATCTGTTTAACCGTTTTCTGTTCAGTGCCAAAATTCTGTTCCTGATTGTGATGCTGGTACTGCTCGCACCACATGTACACAAGGTCAACCTGCTGACGCTGCCGCTGGAAAAAGGGCTGGCGCTTTCCGCAATCCCGGTCATTTTCACTTCGTTTGGTTTTCACGGCAGCGTGCCGAGCATTGTCAGCTATATGAACGGCGATATTCGCAAGCTGCGCCGTGTCTTTGTTATCGGCAGCGCAATCCCCCTGATCGCTTATATTTTCTGGCAACTGGTGACGCTGGGCAGCATTGACTCTTCGACCTTTATTGGACTGATGGCGCAACACGCTGGCCTGAATGGTTTTCTGCTGGCACTGCGCGAGGTTGTGACCTCCCCACATGTGGAACTGGCGGTACACCTGTTTGCCGACCTGGCACTGACCACGTCGTTCCTGGGTGTTGCGCTGGGCCTGTTTGATTACCTGGCTGACCTGTTCCAGCGTCGCAATACCGCGGCTGGACGGTTGCAGACGGGCGCAATCACCTTCCTGCCACCGCTGGCCTTTGCGCTGTTTTACCCACGCGGGTTTGTGATGGCGCTGGGTTACGCGGGGGTGGCACTGTCGATCCTTGCCCTGTTGCTCCCTTCCCTGCTGGCATGGAAGAGCCGTCAGCAACATCCTCAGCAAGGGTATCGCGTGGCGGGGGGAAAACCGCTGCTGTGTATCGTGTTTGGCTGTGGCGTGGTGATTATTCTGGTGCAGGTTTTGATTGCAGCGGGAATGCTGCCTGAAGTGGGTTAA
- a CDS encoding YecR-like lipofamily protein, translating into MKRVIVAGTILLLAGCSINRQAEVSSLDAPNGIVRLDYGQAALQNAYSDEYVNNGTAAKACQSMGYATASAYGQPIKTCTLISGSLCLNESVTIQYKCMGFAVNPKSNNPWY; encoded by the coding sequence ATGAAAAGAGTCATCGTAGCTGGCACGATCCTGCTGCTCGCGGGGTGTAGCATTAACCGCCAGGCTGAGGTCAGTAGTCTCGACGCGCCCAACGGCATAGTCCGCCTCGACTACGGCCAGGCGGCGCTACAAAATGCGTATTCTGATGAGTATGTGAATAACGGTACGGCGGCAAAAGCGTGTCAGAGCATGGGGTATGCCACCGCCTCTGCCTATGGCCAGCCCATCAAAACCTGCACGCTGATTAGCGGCTCTCTGTGTCTGAACGAGAGCGTGACTATCCAGTATAAATGTATGGGTTTTGCCGTTAACCCTAAGTCAAATAATCCGTGGTATTAA
- a CDS encoding anaerobic C4-dicarboxylate transporter: MITIEFVVILLCLLTGTRFGGMGLGLISGIGLFILCFVFGLQPGKPPVDVMLTILAVIGCAATLQTAGGLNVMMQFAERLLRKHPQHITLLAPFTTWMLTFLCGTGHVVYTMFPIIADIALKKGIRPERPMAVASVASQMAITASPVSVAVVSLVSILGAQHGIGHAWGILEILAVSVPASLFGVAIAALWSLRRGKDLADDMDFQEKLKDPKQREFIYGGTETLMNQRFPKQAYWSTWIFFAGIAVVVLLGAFPELRPAFELKGKMTALSMNLVIQMMMLIAGAVMLMACKVNASAISNGAVFKAGMVAIFSVFGVAWMSDTFFQAHLDELKLALEGVVKSHPWTYAIVLFLVSKLVNSQAAALTAVAPMGLMLGIEPKMLIAFFPASYGYFVLPTYPSDLACIGFDRSGTTRIGKFIINHSFILPGLIGVSCACAASYLLVQTFF; this comes from the coding sequence ATGATCACCATCGAGTTTGTTGTCATTCTCCTCTGCCTGCTGACAGGTACACGTTTCGGCGGTATGGGGCTGGGGTTAATAAGCGGTATTGGGCTTTTTATTTTGTGTTTTGTTTTTGGGCTGCAACCTGGCAAGCCCCCGGTTGACGTCATGTTGACCATCCTCGCGGTGATTGGTTGTGCTGCTACTCTGCAGACCGCAGGCGGTCTCAATGTCATGATGCAATTTGCAGAGCGCCTTCTGCGTAAACACCCGCAGCACATCACACTTCTCGCCCCCTTTACCACCTGGATGCTGACTTTTCTGTGTGGTACCGGACATGTGGTCTACACCATGTTCCCGATCATTGCAGATATCGCCCTGAAAAAAGGGATCCGCCCGGAACGTCCAATGGCGGTAGCATCCGTGGCCTCGCAGATGGCGATTACGGCATCACCGGTTTCCGTTGCCGTTGTATCGCTGGTGTCCATCCTGGGCGCTCAGCATGGAATTGGCCATGCGTGGGGCATCCTTGAAATACTTGCAGTGTCAGTTCCTGCTTCACTTTTCGGTGTAGCCATCGCTGCCCTGTGGAGTTTGCGGCGCGGGAAAGATCTGGCCGACGACATGGATTTTCAGGAGAAGCTTAAAGATCCAAAGCAGCGCGAGTTTATCTATGGCGGAACAGAGACGTTAATGAATCAACGTTTTCCAAAACAAGCCTACTGGTCCACGTGGATTTTCTTTGCCGGTATTGCCGTAGTGGTGCTGCTGGGGGCATTCCCGGAATTACGCCCCGCCTTTGAGCTGAAAGGCAAAATGACGGCGCTGTCGATGAACCTTGTCATTCAGATGATGATGTTAATTGCAGGCGCCGTAATGCTGATGGCCTGCAAGGTCAATGCCTCTGCTATTTCTAACGGTGCGGTATTCAAAGCCGGAATGGTGGCGATCTTCTCGGTGTTCGGCGTGGCGTGGATGAGTGATACCTTTTTCCAGGCGCATCTTGACGAGTTAAAACTGGCGCTGGAAGGCGTTGTGAAAAGCCACCCGTGGACGTATGCCATTGTACTGTTTCTGGTGTCGAAGCTGGTGAACAGCCAGGCCGCAGCGCTGACGGCCGTTGCGCCCATGGGCCTGATGTTGGGTATTGAGCCGAAAATGCTGATCGCCTTTTTCCCGGCGTCATACGGGTATTTTGTCCTGCCGACCTATCCAAGTGATTTGGCCTGTATCGGTTTTGACCGTTCAGGCACGACCCGCATCGGCAAATTTATCATCAACCACAGCTTTATTCTGCCAGGGCTGATTGGTGTAAGTTGTGCGTGCGCGGCAAGCTACCTGCTGGTCCAGACGTTCTTCTGA
- the araF gene encoding arabinose ABC transporter substrate-binding protein AraF codes for MHKFTKALAAIGLAAVMSQSAIAENLKLGFLVKQPEEPWFQTEWKFADKAGKDLGFEVIKIAVPDGEKTLNAIDSLAASGAKGFVICTPDPKLGSAIAAKARGYDMKVIAVDDQFVNAKGKPMDSVPLVMMAATKIGERQGQELYKEMQKRGWDVKETAVMAITADELDTARRRTSGSMDALKAAGFPEKQIYKVPTKSNDIPGAFDAANSMLVQHPEVKHWLVVGMNDNTVLGGVRATEGQGFKAPDVIGIGINGVDAVSELSKAQATGFYGSLLPSPDVHGYKSSEMLYNWVTKGAEPPKFTEVTDVVLITRDNFKEELAKKGLGGK; via the coding sequence ATGCACAAATTTACTAAAGCGCTGGCGGCCATCGGTCTGGCTGCCGTTATGTCACAATCCGCTATCGCTGAGAATTTAAAACTCGGTTTTTTGGTAAAACAGCCCGAAGAACCCTGGTTCCAGACTGAGTGGAAATTCGCAGATAAAGCCGGAAAAGATTTAGGTTTTGAAGTGATTAAAATCGCCGTGCCTGACGGTGAAAAAACCCTGAATGCCATCGACAGCCTGGCGGCCAGCGGTGCGAAAGGTTTCGTTATCTGCACACCCGATCCAAAACTGGGATCGGCAATCGCGGCGAAAGCGCGTGGTTACGACATGAAGGTCATTGCGGTTGACGATCAGTTCGTTAACGCCAAAGGCAAACCGATGGACAGCGTCCCTCTGGTGATGATGGCGGCGACCAAAATCGGTGAACGTCAGGGCCAGGAACTTTATAAAGAGATGCAAAAACGTGGCTGGGATGTGAAAGAAACCGCTGTGATGGCCATTACTGCGGACGAACTGGACACGGCTCGCCGCCGTACTTCCGGTTCCATGGACGCGCTGAAAGCAGCCGGCTTCCCGGAAAAACAGATCTACAAAGTCCCCACCAAATCCAACGATATCCCGGGTGCTTTCGACGCCGCGAACTCCATGCTGGTTCAGCATCCGGAGGTGAAACACTGGCTGGTGGTCGGGATGAACGACAATACCGTGCTGGGCGGAGTACGCGCGACGGAAGGCCAGGGCTTCAAAGCGCCTGACGTGATCGGGATCGGCATCAACGGCGTTGACGCAGTCAGCGAGCTGTCCAAAGCGCAGGCCACTGGCTTCTATGGCTCTCTGCTGCCAAGCCCGGACGTTCACGGCTACAAATCCAGCGAGATGCTCTACAACTGGGTAACCAAAGGGGCTGAACCGCCGAAATTTACCGAAGTGACTGACGTGGTGCTGATCACCCGCGATAACTTCAAAGAGGAACTGGCGAAAAAAGGATTGGGCGGTAAGTAA
- a CDS encoding DUF2766 domain-containing protein, translating to MSQNLSADQELVSDVVACQLVIKQILDVLDVIAPVEVREKMSTQLKNIDFASHPAAADPVTLRAIQKAIALIELRFTPQSESH from the coding sequence ATGTCTCAAAACCTGAGTGCCGATCAGGAACTGGTCTCTGACGTTGTCGCCTGTCAGCTGGTTATCAAACAAATTCTTGATGTCCTGGACGTTATTGCGCCGGTTGAAGTGCGCGAGAAGATGTCAACTCAGCTGAAAAACATTGATTTCGCCAGTCATCCGGCAGCGGCTGATCCGGTTACGCTTCGTGCCATCCAAAAAGCCATTGCGCTGATTGAGCTGCGATTCACGCCGCAGAGTGAGTCTCACTGA
- a CDS encoding IS1 family transposase (programmed frameshift), translating into MASVSISCPSCSATEGVVRNGKSTAGHQRYLCSHCRKTWQLQFTYTASQPGTHQKIIDMAMNGVGCRASARIMGVGLNTILRHFKKLRPQSVNSRIQPGSDVIVCAEMDEQWGYVGAKSRQRWLFYAYDRIRRTVVAHVFGERTLATLERLLGLLSAFEVVVWMTDGWPLYESRLKGELHVISKRYTQRIERHNLNLRQHLARLGRKSLSFSKSVELHDKVIGHYLNIKHYQ; encoded by the exons GTGGCTTCTGTTTCTATCAGCTGTCCCTCCTGTTCAGCTACTGAAGGCGTGGTGCGTAACGGTAAAAGTACTGCCGGACATCAGCGCTATCTCTGCTCTCACTGCCGTAAAACATGGCAGCTACAGTTCACTTACACCGCTTCTCAACCCGGTACGCATCAGAAAATCATTGATATGGCCATGAATGGCGTCGGATGTCGCGCCAGTGCACGCATTATGGGCGTTGGCCTCAACACGATTTTACGACACT TTAAAAAACTCAGGCCGCAGTCGGTAAACTCACGCATACAACCGGGCAGTGACGTCATTGTTTGCGCGGAAATGGACGAACAGTGGGGTTACGTCGGCGCTAAATCACGCCAGCGCTGGTTGTTTTACGCGTATGACAGGATACGGAGGACGGTTGTGGCGCACGTATTCGGTGAACGCACGTTGGCCACGCTGGAGCGTCTTCTGGGCCTGCTGTCGGCCTTTGAGGTCGTGGTATGGATGACGGATGGCTGGCCGCTGTATGAATCACGCCTGAAGGGAGAACTGCACGTTATCAGCAAGCGATATACGCAGCGCATTGAGCGGCATAACCTGAATCTGAGGCAGCATCTGGCAAGGCTGGGCAGGAAGTCACTGTCGTTCTCAAAATCGGTGGAGCTGCATGACAAAGTCATCGGGCATTATCTGAACATAAAACACTATCAGTAA
- a CDS encoding YecA family protein, which produces MTEGPLNESEMEWLEETLMSYGHDDASVIDVSELDGMLTAVLSGPVVVEPDTWLVAVWGGEKYIPRWKNDREMNRFIDLCFKHMNDIAERLSEYPDQFEPMFGYNDVDGESYTVVEEWCYGYMRGVALTDWSALPEDLKADLDVIALHGTEENSDKLDALTEEEYKASIESIQPAALRLYNYWVNNPQQPEEKKPIVNGAKVGRNDPCPCGSGKKFKSCCLH; this is translated from the coding sequence ATGACTGAAGGCCCATTGAATGAAAGCGAAATGGAGTGGCTTGAAGAGACATTAATGTCTTACGGTCACGACGATGCGTCCGTGATTGACGTCTCCGAACTGGACGGCATGCTTACCGCAGTGCTTTCTGGCCCCGTTGTCGTCGAGCCCGATACCTGGCTGGTGGCGGTGTGGGGTGGCGAGAAGTACATTCCACGCTGGAAAAACGATCGTGAGATGAACCGTTTTATCGATCTCTGCTTTAAGCATATGAACGATATCGCCGAGCGCCTGAGCGAATACCCGGATCAGTTTGAACCGATGTTTGGTTACAACGACGTGGACGGTGAAAGCTATACCGTTGTGGAAGAGTGGTGCTACGGCTACATGCGCGGCGTGGCGCTGACGGACTGGTCTGCCTTGCCGGAAGATCTAAAGGCCGATCTGGATGTGATTGCGCTGCACGGTACTGAAGAGAACAGCGACAAGCTGGATGCGCTGACGGAAGAGGAATATAAAGCCAGCATTGAAAGCATCCAGCCTGCGGCACTGCGTTTGTACAATTATTGGGTGAACAACCCGCAGCAACCGGAAGAGAAGAAGCCGATTGTGAATGGGGCGAAGGTCGGGCGTAACGATCCGTGTCCTTGCGGTAGCGGGAAGAAGTTTAAGAGCTGCTGTTTGCACTGA
- the livM gene encoding high-affinity branched-chain amino acid ABC transporter permease LivM, whose translation MTSHGFSLKRCTLDAIFSGLIALIIFGPIAGVVLDGYSFNFAGQRLAWMVGIVMLGRFLLSAFLGTATGARFQSRFEADSAGVYVRPPEYKSRMRWIIPLVITLAICFPFVATKYVLTVAILGLIYVLLGLGLNIVVGLAGLLDLGYVAFYAIGAYGLALGYQYLGLGFWSMLPLAAIMAAAAGALLGFPVLRMHGDYLAIVTLGFGEIIRLILNNWLTFTGGPNGVSAPPPTFFGLEFGRRAKEGGVPFHEFFHLTYNPNMKFIFIYAVLFLVVMLVLYIKHRLTRMPIGRAWEALREDEIACRSMGLNHVLVKLSAFTLGASTAGIAGVFFATYQGFVNPTSFTFFESALILAIVVLGGMGSTLGVVLAAFVLTVTPELLRSFAEYRVLLFGMLMVVMMIWRPRGLIRINRSGFAVRKGVAP comes from the coding sequence ATGACAAGCCACGGTTTTTCTCTCAAACGCTGCACTCTGGACGCTATTTTTTCCGGGCTGATTGCGCTGATTATATTTGGCCCAATTGCGGGCGTGGTGCTGGACGGGTACAGCTTTAACTTCGCCGGGCAGCGACTGGCCTGGATGGTTGGCATTGTGATGCTGGGGCGCTTTCTGTTGAGCGCTTTTTTGGGTACTGCCACCGGAGCCCGTTTCCAGTCACGCTTTGAAGCCGATAGCGCGGGCGTGTATGTCCGCCCCCCGGAATACAAAAGCCGCATGCGCTGGATTATTCCTCTGGTGATTACCCTTGCGATTTGCTTCCCGTTTGTCGCCACCAAATATGTGCTGACCGTTGCCATTCTCGGGCTGATCTACGTGCTTCTTGGTCTGGGACTTAACATCGTCGTGGGTCTGGCCGGTCTGCTGGACCTGGGATATGTCGCGTTCTATGCCATCGGCGCTTATGGCCTGGCGCTGGGTTATCAGTATCTTGGGTTAGGCTTCTGGAGCATGCTACCGCTGGCGGCAATCATGGCCGCTGCCGCAGGTGCCCTGCTCGGTTTCCCGGTGCTGCGCATGCACGGTGACTATCTGGCCATCGTGACCCTCGGGTTTGGGGAGATCATTCGTCTGATCCTGAACAACTGGCTGACCTTCACCGGAGGGCCCAATGGTGTTTCAGCCCCTCCTCCTACCTTTTTCGGTCTGGAGTTTGGCCGTCGGGCTAAAGAAGGTGGAGTGCCCTTCCACGAATTTTTCCACCTGACCTACAACCCCAATATGAAGTTTATCTTTATCTATGCGGTACTGTTTCTGGTGGTGATGCTGGTGCTCTATATTAAGCACCGCCTGACGCGGATGCCGATTGGCCGGGCGTGGGAAGCATTGCGCGAAGACGAAATCGCCTGTCGCTCAATGGGCTTGAATCATGTTCTGGTCAAGCTTTCGGCCTTTACGCTCGGTGCCTCAACCGCCGGGATTGCCGGGGTGTTCTTTGCAACCTACCAGGGCTTCGTGAATCCGACCTCATTTACGTTTTTTGAATCGGCACTGATCCTCGCCATCGTGGTGCTGGGCGGCATGGGCTCCACGCTTGGCGTCGTGCTGGCGGCCTTTGTGCTTACCGTCACGCCCGAGCTGCTGCGCAGTTTTGCCGAGTACCGGGTCCTGCTGTTTGGCATGCTGATGGTGGTGATGATGATCTGGCGTCCACGCGGTTTGATCCGCATAAACCGCAGCGGGTTTGCCGTGCGTAAGGGCGTTGCGCCATGA
- a CDS encoding branched-chain amino acid ABC transporter permease — MSTFFLQQLINGLTLGSVYGLIAIGYTMVYGIIGMINFAHGEVYMISAYLCAIGLALLSFFGLQSFPLLILGTLVFTIVVTGVYGWTIERIAYKPLRNSTRLAPLISAIGMSLILQNYAQLSQGPRQQGVPTMLDGVIRLHLGEGFVQITYTKVFILVASFAGMLVLTWIINHTRLGRMCRAVQQDRKMASILGINTDRIISLVFVIGAAMAGLAGVLITMNYGTFDFYVGFVIGIKAFTAAVLGGIGSLPGAMLGGLILGVAEAQFSGMVNSDYKDVFSFGLLVMILIFRPQGLLGRPIVAKV, encoded by the coding sequence ATGAGTACATTCTTCCTGCAACAGTTAATTAATGGCTTAACGCTGGGCTCCGTCTACGGCCTGATCGCCATCGGCTACACCATGGTTTACGGCATTATCGGCATGATTAATTTCGCCCACGGCGAAGTGTATATGATTTCCGCCTATCTCTGCGCCATTGGCCTGGCGCTGCTGTCATTCTTCGGCCTGCAGTCTTTCCCTCTGTTGATCCTCGGGACGCTGGTTTTCACTATTGTGGTGACCGGGGTTTACGGCTGGACCATCGAGCGAATTGCCTATAAGCCGCTGCGAAACTCCACACGCCTGGCGCCACTGATCTCCGCCATCGGTATGTCGCTTATTCTGCAAAACTACGCGCAGTTGAGCCAGGGCCCGCGCCAGCAAGGGGTTCCGACCATGCTGGATGGCGTTATTCGCCTGCATCTGGGGGAAGGGTTCGTTCAGATAACCTATACCAAAGTGTTTATTCTGGTCGCTTCATTTGCCGGCATGCTGGTCCTCACCTGGATAATCAACCATACCCGCCTGGGACGGATGTGCCGCGCGGTGCAACAGGACCGCAAAATGGCCTCCATTCTGGGGATAAACACCGATCGGATTATTTCGCTGGTCTTTGTCATCGGCGCGGCAATGGCGGGTCTGGCGGGTGTGCTCATCACCATGAATTACGGCACCTTTGATTTCTACGTCGGATTTGTCATTGGCATCAAAGCCTTTACCGCGGCGGTACTCGGCGGCATCGGATCCCTGCCCGGGGCAATGCTCGGCGGACTTATTCTCGGCGTGGCGGAAGCCCAGTTCTCGGGCATGGTGAACTCGGACTATAAAGATGTGTTCTCGTTTGGGCTTCTGGTGATGATCCTTATTTTCCGTCCCCAGGGACTGCTTGGTCGCCCGATTGTGGCCAAAGTGTGA
- the ftnA gene encoding non-heme ferritin: protein MLKTEMIDKLNAQMNLELFSSLLYQQMSAWCSYHSFEGAAAFLRRHAQEEMTHMQRLFDYLTDTGALPRIETVTSPFAEYNSLDELFRATYEHEQLITQKINELVHAAMTSQDYPTFNFLQWYVAEQHEEEKLFKSVLDKLSLVGKSGEGLYFIDKELSTLDTQN, encoded by the coding sequence ATGCTGAAAACTGAAATGATCGACAAGCTCAATGCACAAATGAACCTTGAGCTTTTTTCGTCCCTGCTCTACCAGCAGATGAGCGCCTGGTGCAGCTACCACAGTTTCGAAGGCGCGGCTGCGTTTTTGCGTCGTCACGCTCAGGAAGAGATGACCCATATGCAACGTCTGTTTGATTATCTGACAGATACCGGCGCCCTGCCGCGCATTGAAACCGTGACATCCCCTTTTGCTGAATATAATTCTCTCGATGAACTGTTCCGCGCAACCTACGAGCACGAACAATTAATCACACAGAAAATTAACGAACTGGTTCATGCGGCAATGACCAGCCAGGATTATCCAACCTTTAACTTCCTGCAATGGTATGTAGCTGAACAGCACGAAGAAGAGAAGCTGTTTAAATCCGTCCTGGATAAATTATCTCTGGTGGGTAAATCTGGCGAAGGTCTTTACTTTATTGATAAAGAACTTTCTACCCTCGATACGCAAAACTAA